One Bacteroidota bacterium genomic window carries:
- a CDS encoding phosphoribosylaminoimidazolesuccinocarboxamide synthase encodes MQALSNTNFSFPGQKSVYHGKVRDVYNIRDQYLVMVVTDRISAFDVVLPEGIPYKGQVLNQIASKFLDATQDIVPNWKIATPDPMVTIGHFAEPYKVEMVIRGYLTGHAWREYKAGKRSLCGVPLPEGLKEHQKFPHPIVTPTTKASEGHDEDISKEDIISSGLVSEADYLLMEDYTQKLFARGTEMAAQMGLILVDTKYEFGKKDGKIYLIDEIHTPDSSRYFYKEGYEIRLKKNEPQKQLSKEFVREWLISNGFQGKEGQKVPEMNQEFVEQVSERYIELYENITGDEFERADLSQLEKRINQNVNNFLLKSK; translated from the coding sequence ATGCAGGCATTAAGCAACACTAACTTCAGTTTTCCGGGTCAAAAAAGTGTTTACCACGGAAAAGTACGCGATGTCTACAACATCCGCGACCAGTATTTGGTGATGGTAGTAACCGACCGCATTTCGGCATTTGATGTGGTATTGCCAGAAGGAATACCCTACAAAGGTCAGGTTTTAAACCAGATTGCCTCGAAATTTCTGGATGCCACACAAGATATTGTTCCGAACTGGAAAATAGCCACCCCCGACCCTATGGTGACCATCGGTCATTTTGCAGAGCCTTATAAAGTAGAGATGGTGATAAGAGGTTACCTGACAGGGCATGCCTGGCGCGAATACAAAGCGGGCAAAAGAAGTCTTTGCGGTGTTCCCCTACCCGAAGGTTTGAAAGAGCACCAGAAATTTCCTCACCCCATTGTAACTCCCACCACCAAAGCATCAGAGGGGCATGACGAAGACATTTCGAAAGAAGATATTATTTCAAGCGGGCTTGTAAGCGAAGCCGATTACCTGCTCATGGAAGATTATACCCAAAAACTTTTTGCCCGTGGTACAGAAATGGCCGCACAAATGGGCCTGATTCTGGTCGACACCAAATATGAATTTGGTAAAAAAGATGGCAAAATCTATCTGATTGACGAAATTCATACACCCGACTCATCTCGTTATTTTTACAAAGAGGGGTATGAAATTCGCCTCAAGAAAAATGAGCCCCAGAAGCAGCTTTCCAAAGAATTTGTGCGAGAATGGCTTATCAGCAATGGTTTTCAAGGAAAAGAAGGACAAAAAGTACCTGAGATGAACCAAGAATTTGTTGAACAAGTCAGCGAACGTTACATCGAGCTCTACGAAAACATAACAGGAGATGAATTTGAACGGGCCGATTTGTCGCAACTCGAAAAAAGGATTAACCAGAACGTGAATAACTTTTTGTTAAAATCGAAATAA
- a CDS encoding PhoH family protein → MIEKSIYLEGIDPLHLYGTNNVLLDKIVSYFPKIKIVARGNEMITIGEESEIRNFEKKIDLLINHFHRYNQINASDIEQVFSGDEPLWTGETPNPDGILLYGNHGKIIKAKTINQLALVKEYDSNDLLFALGPAGTGKTYTAIALAVRALRNKEVKRIILTRPAVEAGENLGFLPGDLKEKLDPYLQPLYDALRDMIPAKKLQSYIEDGTIEIAPLAFMRGRTLDYAFVILDEGQNTTLNQMKMFLTRMGKNAKFIVTGDTTQIDLPRKSASGLIRALEILKDLTDIAIIHFDVRDVVRHKLVKKIIEAYDKSDKQSINTN, encoded by the coding sequence ATGATAGAAAAGTCGATATATTTAGAGGGAATCGACCCGCTTCATCTCTATGGTACCAACAATGTTCTGCTCGATAAGATTGTTTCCTATTTTCCGAAAATTAAGATTGTTGCCCGCGGTAATGAGATGATAACTATTGGCGAAGAATCGGAGATCAGAAATTTTGAAAAGAAAATTGATCTACTGATAAACCATTTCCACCGCTATAACCAAATTAATGCTTCGGACATCGAACAGGTATTTTCTGGCGATGAACCCCTTTGGACAGGAGAAACCCCAAATCCAGACGGAATTTTACTTTATGGCAACCATGGCAAGATAATAAAAGCCAAAACCATTAATCAGTTGGCACTTGTAAAGGAGTACGATTCGAACGATTTGTTGTTTGCCCTGGGGCCTGCCGGTACAGGAAAAACATATACCGCCATTGCTCTGGCAGTGAGGGCTTTGCGCAACAAAGAAGTAAAACGCATTATCTTAACACGGCCTGCCGTGGAAGCAGGAGAAAACCTTGGTTTTTTACCCGGCGACCTGAAAGAGAAGCTCGACCCCTATCTTCAACCCCTTTACGATGCACTGCGCGACATGATTCCGGCAAAAAAACTGCAAAGCTATATCGAAGACGGCACCATTGAAATAGCTCCTCTCGCCTTTATGCGCGGACGAACGCTTGATTATGCATTTGTTATTCTCGATGAGGGTCAGAATACCACTCTCAACCAAATGAAAATGTTTTTAACGCGCATGGGTAAAAACGCCAAATTCATTGTTACCGGCGATACCACTCAAATTGACCTTCCCCGCAAAAGTGCTTCCGGACTGATAAGAGCGCTTGAAATTTTAAAGGACCTTACGGATATTGCCATTATCCATTTCGATGTACGCGATGTAGTAAGGCATAAACTGGTGAAGAAGATCATAGAAGCTTATGATAAATCCGATAAACAATCCATAAATACAAATTAA
- a CDS encoding SAM-dependent chlorinase/fluorinase, with protein sequence MALITLTTDWRKSDYYIGAIKGKILSHDASTVVVDINHLVAPYNMMQAAFILRNCFHYFPSGTVHIVGVNPVLSRKNSLLILEKEGHFFLSSDTGFPGLIFPEQNVKVYRLNLSKTPVHSLESLDFFVETAFRLITGEAPADFAEETSKYVLQLPLKPVIDNNLINGNVVYIDSYSNAITNITRETFNRVGNGMDFKIYVQSNHYVIDKISHSYQEVASGELLALFNSADVLEIAISNAPAAELLNLDVNSTIRVKFAHANQSNKLLLSGE encoded by the coding sequence ATGGCCCTAATAACTCTTACAACCGATTGGCGCAAAAGCGACTATTACATAGGTGCTATAAAAGGAAAAATTCTCAGCCATGATGCATCAACGGTTGTTGTCGATATTAACCACTTGGTGGCTCCTTATAACATGATGCAGGCAGCTTTTATTCTTCGAAACTGCTTCCACTATTTTCCTTCGGGAACGGTGCACATTGTTGGAGTAAACCCTGTGCTTTCGCGGAAAAATTCTCTGCTTATACTCGAAAAAGAAGGACATTTTTTTTTGTCTTCCGATACTGGTTTTCCAGGCCTGATTTTTCCTGAGCAGAATGTGAAGGTTTATCGGTTGAACCTGTCAAAAACGCCAGTGCATAGCCTGGAAAGTCTTGATTTTTTTGTGGAAACTGCATTTAGATTGATTACCGGCGAAGCACCCGCTGATTTTGCAGAAGAAACTTCGAAATATGTATTGCAATTGCCCTTAAAACCAGTAATCGACAATAATCTTATCAATGGCAATGTGGTCTACATCGATTCTTATTCAAATGCCATTACCAACATTACACGCGAAACTTTTAACCGTGTTGGTAATGGAATGGATTTTAAAATTTATGTCCAAAGCAACCATTATGTTATCGATAAAATAAGTCATTCATATCAGGAAGTAGCCAGTGGTGAATTGCTTGCTTTGTTTAATTCTGCAGATGTTCTGGAAATTGCCATTTCCAATGCTCCTGCCGCTGAGCTGCTTAATCTTGACGTAAATTCAACTATTAGGGTTAAGTTTGCCCATGCCAATCAGTCGAATAAACTTTTATTAAGCGGAGAATAA
- the mazG gene encoding nucleoside triphosphate pyrophosphohydrolase: MEEKLESFRKLLEIMDDLRVKCPWDREQTMESIRNLTIEETYELADAILQGDYQHIKKELGDLLLHIVFYSKIASETDKFDIKDVIDSLCQKLIFRHPHVFGDVDVQNDSRRVVENWEELKQKEGNKSVLSGVPGNLPALIKANRIQEKVRAVGFDWEKREQIWEKVHEELNELMAEIKVNNQENIEKEFGDLLFSVVNAARLYKVDPETALERTNLKFMDRFNYLEQHTIKKGRSLKKMSLDEMNLIWEDAKKYDKQ; encoded by the coding sequence ATGGAAGAAAAATTAGAATCGTTCAGAAAATTGCTCGAAATAATGGACGACCTGCGTGTCAAATGTCCATGGGATAGGGAGCAAACCATGGAGAGTATACGCAACCTTACCATAGAAGAAACTTATGAACTGGCCGATGCAATTTTGCAGGGTGATTATCAGCACATAAAAAAGGAGTTGGGCGATTTGCTTTTGCATATTGTGTTTTATTCGAAAATAGCCTCTGAAACGGATAAATTCGACATTAAAGATGTCATCGATTCATTGTGTCAGAAGCTAATCTTCAGGCATCCTCATGTGTTTGGCGATGTCGATGTGCAGAACGACAGTCGCCGGGTGGTAGAAAATTGGGAAGAACTTAAACAAAAAGAAGGAAATAAATCTGTCCTGAGCGGAGTTCCGGGCAATCTTCCTGCTTTAATAAAAGCCAACCGTATTCAGGAAAAAGTACGCGCCGTTGGTTTCGATTGGGAAAAACGTGAGCAAATATGGGAAAAGGTTCACGAAGAATTGAACGAGCTGATGGCTGAGATTAAGGTCAATAATCAGGAAAATATTGAAAAGGAATTTGGCGATTTACTTTTTTCGGTAGTAAACGCTGCCAGACTTTACAAAGTCGATCCCGAAACAGCTCTCGAACGCACCAACCTGAAGTTTATGGACCGCTTTAATTACCTCGAACAACATACCATTAAAAAGGGTCGTTCTTTAAAGAAAATGTCGCTTGACGAAATGAACCTTATTTGGGAAGATGCTAAAAAGTATGATAAGCAGTAG
- a CDS encoding DUF1573 domain-containing protein gives MKSFVFISLASIMLLSFSSPNASIEWGFTEYNFGMIDRNKPVTVEFTFKNPGMIPLVILDVKSSCGCTVPEYPKQPLAPGAEGKIVVTYDAKLSGYFSKTVTVQTNTSEGITQLYIKGEVN, from the coding sequence ATGAAAAGTTTCGTTTTTATCAGCCTTGCTTCTATTATGCTACTTTCATTCAGTAGCCCGAATGCTTCGATTGAGTGGGGTTTTACAGAATACAATTTCGGTATGATTGATCGAAATAAGCCTGTTACTGTTGAATTTACCTTTAAAAATCCTGGAATGATTCCATTGGTAATTCTTGATGTCAAATCATCCTGTGGATGTACTGTTCCTGAATATCCCAAACAGCCTCTTGCGCCTGGTGCTGAAGGTAAAATTGTAGTAACCTACGATGCCAAGTTATCGGGATATTTCAGCAAAACAGTCACTGTGCAAACCAATACATCTGAGGGTATCACACAACTTTATATAAAGGGCGAAGTCAATTAA
- a CDS encoding DUF5606 domain-containing protein, translating to MKLKDILSISGKPGLYQFISQGRNGIIVESFITKKRMAVSAATKVSSLEDIAIYTTTEDLPLREVFKKFYEKEEGKQTIEAKQANDKLKKRFEEVIPDYDADRVYVSDIKKVISWYNTLIELNLFDPNETPEENPKDETPEEPVAEIVEKEKPKKPSAVKKAPAKKK from the coding sequence ATGAAGTTAAAAGATATATTATCGATTTCTGGTAAACCCGGATTATACCAATTCATTTCTCAAGGAAGAAATGGAATTATTGTAGAGAGTTTTATCACAAAAAAGCGCATGGCTGTGAGTGCGGCAACCAAGGTAAGTTCCCTTGAAGATATTGCCATTTATACAACAACTGAAGACCTGCCTTTGCGCGAAGTTTTTAAAAAATTCTACGAAAAAGAAGAAGGAAAACAAACCATCGAAGCTAAACAAGCCAACGATAAATTAAAAAAACGCTTCGAAGAAGTCATACCCGATTACGATGCCGACAGGGTTTATGTTTCGGATATTAAGAAAGTGATAAGCTGGTACAATACTTTAATTGAATTGAATCTTTTTGATCCGAATGAAACACCGGAAGAAAACCCAAAAGATGAAACTCCTGAAGAACCAGTTGCAGAGATTGTAGAGAAGGAAAAACCAAAAAAACCTTCTGCAGTCAAAAAGGCCCCTGCGAAAAAGAAATAA
- the nusB gene encoding transcription antitermination factor NusB, with protein sequence MISRRILRIKVMQALYAFYKNSGTASINQVEKELFFSINKAYDLYHYLLILPVELAKLAEKRLELAQKKKLPSPSDLNPNFRFIQNRVIQDLRTNNQLLRYLELKKVSWVNQPELIKSLLDEILASKLYQQYMSSEEDSYKNDKNFITALYSQIISVYEPLFAELEEQSIYWNDEVEFIISAILKTIKKFKEQSDPDQPLLPLYKSTDDEEFTKNLFRKVILKKEKYEGLIQSYSKNWELERIAFMDILLINMAIIEVLDFESIPVKVTFNEYIELSKYYSTNRSNVFINGLLDKIIQHFRENNQIHKTGRGLIGDL encoded by the coding sequence ATGATAAGCAGAAGAATACTTCGGATCAAAGTCATGCAGGCTCTTTATGCCTTTTACAAAAATTCAGGCACGGCCTCTATAAATCAGGTTGAAAAAGAGCTTTTTTTCAGCATTAACAAGGCTTACGATTTGTATCATTACCTGCTTATACTTCCTGTTGAACTTGCAAAACTGGCCGAAAAAAGGTTGGAATTAGCCCAAAAGAAAAAACTTCCCTCTCCTTCCGACTTAAATCCTAATTTCAGATTTATTCAAAATCGGGTTATACAGGATTTACGCACCAACAATCAGCTTTTAAGGTATCTCGAATTAAAGAAAGTTTCCTGGGTGAACCAACCCGAACTGATCAAATCTTTACTCGACGAAATACTGGCCAGCAAGCTCTATCAGCAATATATGAGCTCAGAGGAAGATTCATATAAAAACGACAAAAATTTTATAACTGCCCTTTACAGCCAGATTATTTCTGTGTACGAACCACTATTTGCCGAATTGGAAGAGCAGAGCATCTATTGGAACGATGAAGTTGAATTTATTATCAGTGCCATTCTAAAAACGATTAAAAAGTTCAAAGAACAGAGCGACCCCGATCAGCCACTTTTACCTCTTTATAAAAGTACCGATGATGAGGAATTCACAAAGAACCTTTTCAGAAAAGTAATTCTCAAAAAAGAGAAATACGAGGGGCTTATCCAGAGTTATTCAAAAAACTGGGAACTCGAACGCATTGCTTTTATGGATATACTTCTAATTAATATGGCCATTATTGAGGTACTCGATTTCGAAAGTATTCCGGTTAAAGTAACATTTAACGAATACATCGAATTATCGAAATATTACAGCACAAACCGAAGCAATGTCTTTATCAATGGTTTACTCGATAAAATCATTCAGCATTTCAGAGAAAACAATCAGATACATAAAACCGGACGAGGCTTAATTGGTGATCTATAA
- a CDS encoding PUR family DNA/RNA-binding protein, whose amino-acid sequence MAEDKDFVLPESDSERDEVFSKSVRAGKRTYFFDVKATRRNEYYITVTESKKRFHDDGRFYFEKHKIFLYKEDFEKFKDGLDEVLQFIQNAGYNSLSEHEAINELQPDVNQDYLNINFEDLELEVSAEQKTAE is encoded by the coding sequence ATGGCAGAAGACAAAGATTTTGTTTTACCAGAAAGCGACTCTGAGCGGGATGAAGTTTTCTCCAAATCGGTAAGGGCTGGAAAGCGTACTTACTTCTTCGATGTGAAAGCAACCCGTAGAAATGAGTATTACATTACCGTTACTGAAAGCAAAAAACGTTTTCATGACGATGGAAGGTTCTATTTCGAAAAGCATAAGATCTTCCTTTACAAGGAAGATTTTGAAAAGTTTAAGGATGGTCTGGATGAAGTTTTGCAATTCATTCAAAATGCTGGCTACAATTCACTTTCTGAGCATGAAGCGATCAATGAACTTCAACCCGATGTTAATCAAGACTATTTAAACATTAATTTTGAAGATTTAGAACTGGAAGTTTCTGCCGAACAAAAAACAGCGGAATAA
- a CDS encoding thiamine-binding protein gives MNHFVNISLQILPTSSSVHPYEIVDKAIAVIQASGLKYQVCPFETVMEGPYDKIMEVIKQVHITCMQEGAESIFANVKMQIAKNKDVFIEDKMEKY, from the coding sequence ATGAACCACTTTGTAAACATTTCTCTTCAAATTCTTCCAACCTCTTCTTCAGTTCATCCTTATGAAATTGTTGACAAGGCAATTGCAGTCATCCAAGCCTCCGGACTAAAATACCAGGTATGCCCGTTTGAAACAGTCATGGAAGGTCCGTATGACAAAATAATGGAAGTGATTAAGCAAGTGCACATTACATGCATGCAAGAGGGTGCTGAAAGTATTTTTGCCAATGTAAAGATGCAAATAGCAAAAAACAAGGATGTTTTTATCGAAGATAAAATGGAAAAATACTAA